One region of Candidatus Sulfotelmatobacter sp. genomic DNA includes:
- a CDS encoding response regulator produces the protein MSRPSEIPPDVGAARMLAEALRAALAPGADAESFAAARTAAQIAGLDGLDACLAALEPHRGAPWPPPFAAIADRVTRITSAGRLQGFRDADRELGAHAAEVSGMQWERAAIVLATSKSAAEAAAEPRPAEPAIASVATVSAAEALEELPLAGAASEEVAKKTRLTVAVAAALRAALEWLTRETPQPKPFVLRGEDSVLEVMCEAISASGLTPASEALAAADGNLSPVGDGPARAGGAWLVRVPAWSARPLHLMFEQGPLRLAVPWHSVLRMSLVPAIELELRRESLATPMIAPLAPLIEGIGERPVIAIASGGRRGLLVADRLVWRLAGEPLAASDPSPHRLLTHAVRSEEGDWFWLIEPRLLLEGLPVPVLAAPAEKPKVEKRPGATPPSAPKFAAKPAEMKPLSSTRPAPLVLQPTDVEPLLLGAADVVPLEPAPRLEPRPAPAPAAAIEPAPRPKSAPAPAAAPQAPPAPESFPAYRFPAWMERLGSPLPLPADDSEHVLAAPVVVRSESLASRPVLIAEDSLAARHFLARLFEREGFEPQAVASAGELCRALATRPWSLVAVDVELPDAHGATWLAEVRGELERAEVPCVALVRDDQDAELAREAGILRWLRKPFDREELAHLLRVTRLIPGESA, from the coding sequence ATGAGCCGGCCGAGTGAGATTCCGCCGGACGTCGGCGCGGCCAGGATGCTCGCCGAGGCGTTGCGCGCGGCGCTCGCCCCGGGCGCCGACGCCGAGAGCTTCGCTGCGGCGCGCACCGCGGCGCAGATCGCCGGGCTCGACGGGCTCGATGCGTGTCTGGCCGCGCTCGAGCCGCATCGCGGCGCCCCGTGGCCGCCGCCGTTCGCGGCGATCGCCGATCGCGTCACGCGCATCACCAGCGCCGGCAGGCTGCAGGGGTTCCGCGACGCCGATCGCGAGCTGGGCGCCCATGCCGCCGAAGTGAGCGGCATGCAGTGGGAGCGCGCCGCGATCGTGCTCGCGACCTCGAAGAGCGCGGCCGAGGCGGCTGCCGAACCGAGGCCCGCGGAACCCGCGATCGCCAGCGTCGCTACCGTGAGCGCGGCCGAGGCGCTCGAGGAGCTGCCGCTGGCGGGCGCCGCGTCCGAGGAGGTCGCGAAGAAGACGCGCCTCACCGTGGCGGTGGCGGCCGCGCTGCGCGCCGCGCTCGAGTGGCTGACGCGCGAGACGCCGCAACCGAAGCCCTTCGTTCTGCGCGGCGAGGACTCGGTGCTCGAGGTGATGTGCGAGGCGATTTCCGCCTCGGGGCTCACGCCTGCGAGCGAGGCGCTGGCCGCGGCCGACGGCAACCTCTCGCCGGTCGGCGATGGCCCGGCTCGCGCCGGCGGCGCGTGGCTGGTGCGCGTGCCGGCGTGGTCGGCGCGCCCGCTGCACTTGATGTTCGAGCAGGGCCCGCTGCGCCTCGCGGTGCCGTGGCATTCGGTCCTGCGCATGTCGCTGGTGCCGGCGATCGAGCTGGAGCTGCGCCGCGAGAGCCTCGCGACCCCGATGATCGCGCCGCTCGCCCCGCTGATCGAAGGGATCGGCGAGCGACCGGTGATCGCGATCGCGAGCGGCGGGAGGCGCGGGCTGCTGGTGGCCGACCGGCTGGTGTGGCGACTGGCCGGCGAACCGCTCGCGGCTTCCGATCCCTCGCCTCATCGGCTGCTGACTCATGCGGTGCGCAGCGAAGAGGGCGACTGGTTCTGGTTGATCGAGCCGCGGCTCCTGCTCGAGGGCCTTCCGGTTCCGGTGCTGGCGGCGCCGGCGGAGAAGCCGAAGGTCGAGAAGCGGCCAGGGGCGACGCCGCCTTCCGCGCCGAAATTCGCGGCCAAGCCAGCGGAGATGAAGCCACTCAGTTCCACGCGTCCGGCACCCCTCGTGCTGCAACCGACCGATGTCGAACCGCTCCTGCTGGGAGCCGCCGACGTCGTGCCGCTCGAGCCCGCACCACGTCTCGAGCCGAGGCCGGCGCCCGCGCCCGCGGCGGCGATCGAACCGGCGCCGCGACCGAAGTCGGCGCCCGCGCCCGCGGCGGCACCCCAAGCTCCGCCCGCGCCCGAGTCTTTCCCCGCGTATCGGTTCCCGGCGTGGATGGAACGCCTGGGTTCGCCGCTCCCGCTGCCGGCGGACGATTCCGAGCACGTCTTGGCGGCGCCGGTGGTGGTGCGCTCGGAGTCGCTCGCGAGCCGGCCGGTGCTGATCGCAGAGGATTCGCTCGCGGCCCGCCACTTCCTGGCGCGGCTGTTCGAGCGCGAGGGTTTCGAGCCGCAGGCGGTGGCGTCGGCCGGCGAACTGTGTCGCGCCCTTGCCACGCGACCGTGGTCGCTGGTGGCGGTGGACGTCGAGCTGCCCGACGCGCACGGCGCCACCTGGCTCGCCGAGGTGCGCGGCGAGCTCGAGCGCGCCGAAGTGCCGTGCGTGGCGCTGGTGCGTGACGATCAGGACGCTGAGCTGGCCCGCGAGGCCGGCATCCTGCGCTGGCTGCGCAAGCCGTTCGACCGCGAAGAGCTGGCGCACCTGTTGCGAGTGACGCGACTGATCCCGGGAGAGTCGGCGTGA
- a CDS encoding response regulator transcription factor: MSLAPLEPRAPAPGQSILIVDDDKRVVELLEIAFSTQGFRVLTACDGDEAVRSASQDKPDLIVLDVRLPRRSGLDVCEMLRRDLPEPGVPIVVVSAAVETETRLQAFARGADDFLAKPFSPKELVARVRRLLARTTEARQAKQRVVELERDLGRAKDALERAHGEARREQRLHELASGPGQALHESLDADEIVGRLLFDAQVRLGSSFVALLWSERPGQPLRPWAARGETLDRIAALEVRPEGPLGTLLDGLGRPVLRRELDRFRELRAELPAFLAHAVTVLAPIPGPGRLEGLLVADERMDGGEPRPAEVELLASLCAMAGASLANAARVREQLIQALTRLAETLTPVAPDLARRRDETGALLEHAAHALLLPPRQRMLMSLALRLGNGSPNDPIRDVLLSLRDEDATGLVRDLLSLEERSESPALPDRDALAEEWRPPLLLRIGRDYASARGDGDGRELALERAAAAAGEALDAATARALDEALRETAHLAHQNS, from the coding sequence GTGAGCCTGGCACCGCTCGAACCGCGCGCGCCCGCTCCGGGGCAGAGCATCTTGATCGTGGACGACGACAAGCGCGTGGTCGAACTGCTCGAGATCGCCTTCAGCACCCAGGGCTTTCGCGTGCTCACCGCGTGCGACGGCGATGAAGCGGTACGCAGCGCCTCGCAGGACAAACCCGACCTGATCGTGCTCGACGTGCGGCTTCCGCGCCGCAGCGGGCTCGACGTGTGCGAGATGCTGCGCCGCGATCTGCCCGAGCCCGGCGTGCCGATCGTGGTGGTGTCGGCCGCGGTCGAGACCGAGACGCGCCTGCAGGCATTCGCCCGCGGCGCCGACGATTTCCTGGCCAAGCCGTTCTCGCCGAAAGAACTGGTGGCGCGCGTCCGGCGCCTGCTGGCGCGCACCACCGAAGCGCGGCAGGCCAAGCAGCGCGTGGTGGAGCTGGAGCGCGATCTGGGCCGCGCCAAGGACGCGCTCGAGCGCGCGCACGGCGAGGCGCGGCGCGAGCAGCGCCTGCACGAGCTGGCGAGCGGTCCCGGTCAGGCGCTGCACGAGAGCCTCGACGCCGACGAGATCGTGGGTCGCCTGCTGTTCGACGCCCAGGTACGGCTAGGCTCGAGCTTCGTCGCGCTGCTGTGGTCCGAGCGGCCCGGGCAGCCGCTGCGTCCGTGGGCGGCGCGCGGCGAGACGCTCGATCGGATCGCCGCGCTCGAGGTGCGCCCCGAGGGTCCGCTCGGCACCCTGCTCGACGGCCTCGGCCGGCCGGTGCTGCGCCGCGAGCTCGACCGCTTCCGCGAATTGCGCGCCGAGCTACCGGCGTTCCTGGCTCACGCGGTCACCGTGCTCGCGCCGATTCCGGGACCGGGCCGGCTCGAGGGTCTGCTGGTCGCCGACGAGCGCATGGACGGCGGTGAGCCGCGCCCGGCCGAGGTCGAGCTGCTGGCGTCGCTGTGCGCGATGGCCGGCGCTTCGCTCGCCAACGCCGCCCGGGTGCGCGAGCAGCTGATCCAGGCGCTCACGCGTCTGGCCGAAACCCTCACGCCGGTCGCGCCCGATCTCGCCCGCCGCCGCGACGAAACCGGCGCCTTGCTCGAGCACGCGGCGCACGCCCTGTTGCTGCCGCCGCGCCAGCGCATGCTGATGTCGCTGGCGCTGCGCCTCGGCAACGGCTCGCCGAACGATCCGATTCGCGACGTGCTGCTGAGTCTGCGCGACGAGGACGCGACCGGGCTGGTGCGCGACCTGCTGTCGCTGGAGGAGCGCTCGGAATCGCCCGCGCTGCCGGATCGCGATGCCCTCGCCGAGGAGTGGCGCCCGCCGCTGCTGCTGCGCATCGGACGCGATTACGCCTCGGCCCGCGGCGACGGCGACGGTCGCGAGCTCGCGCTCGAGCGCGCGGCGGCCGCGGCCGGAGAAGCGCTCGATGCCGCGACCGCGCGCGCCCTCGACGAGGCGCTGCGCGAGACCGCGCACCTCGCTCACCAGAACTCCTGA
- a CDS encoding SulP family inorganic anion transporter: MNRLARWIPAAGWLRHYSRDWLAGDLAAGVTLAAYLLPAALGDATLANLSPQAGLYACLFGGALFWLFCSSRYTAVSTTSAISLLIGATLGEIAHGDPGRFESLAAATALLVALIAFLAWLVRAGVIVNFISESVMVGFKCGVALLLASTQLPKLFGFHGGHGDFWVNAGFFLGHLADTQPIALTVGLVALAVLIVGRIYFKTQPVALLVVAGAIVAAAALHLDRRGVSLIGHVPTGLPPLGLPQVQRADLAPLLSLATACFLLGAVETAAIGRTFVAKHGGRLDANQEFLAIAAANLAAGFGRGLSVSGGSSQSLVNESSGARTPLSGALAAGVILIVVLFFSPVLRLLPQPVLAAIVLVAVAGLFQVSALIALWRSSRAEFLVAVTAFAGVLTSGLLRGVAIGSVLSIVQLLRRVSGPHVAILGRIPGTERFSDLERHPDNQAIPGVLIVRPEVSLVYFNVDGVCDRIRERLRQASPAPRLLVLDLSASPSMDLQSVHTLAGMAKELEEDGVPVRAVETHSSVRDILRHEGADALLGGVNRFKTVAEVVSEFQHQKQYPATDS, translated from the coding sequence ATGAATCGGCTCGCGCGCTGGATTCCGGCCGCCGGTTGGCTCCGGCACTATTCGCGCGACTGGCTCGCCGGCGATCTGGCCGCCGGCGTCACGCTGGCCGCCTACCTGCTGCCCGCCGCGCTCGGCGACGCGACGCTCGCCAATCTTTCTCCGCAGGCCGGCCTCTACGCTTGCCTGTTCGGTGGCGCGCTGTTCTGGCTGTTCTGCAGCTCGCGCTACACGGCGGTCTCGACCACTTCGGCGATCTCGCTGCTGATCGGCGCGACGCTGGGTGAGATCGCGCACGGCGACCCTGGCCGCTTCGAATCTCTCGCCGCCGCCACCGCGCTGCTGGTGGCGCTGATCGCGTTCCTCGCCTGGCTGGTGCGTGCCGGAGTGATCGTCAACTTCATCTCCGAAAGCGTGATGGTCGGCTTCAAGTGCGGCGTCGCGCTGCTGCTCGCCAGCACGCAGCTCCCCAAGCTGTTTGGCTTCCACGGCGGTCACGGCGATTTCTGGGTGAACGCCGGGTTCTTCCTCGGCCATCTCGCCGACACCCAGCCCATCGCGTTGACGGTGGGGCTCGTGGCCCTCGCGGTGCTGATTGTCGGCCGCATCTACTTCAAGACCCAGCCAGTGGCGCTGCTGGTGGTCGCAGGGGCGATCGTCGCCGCCGCGGCGCTGCATCTCGATCGGCGCGGCGTGAGCCTGATCGGCCACGTGCCGACCGGTCTGCCGCCGCTCGGCCTGCCGCAGGTGCAGCGCGCGGATCTCGCGCCGCTGCTCTCGCTCGCCACCGCCTGCTTCCTGCTCGGCGCGGTCGAGACCGCGGCGATCGGGCGCACGTTCGTGGCCAAGCACGGCGGCCGCCTCGACGCCAATCAGGAGTTCCTGGCGATCGCGGCCGCCAATCTGGCCGCGGGCTTCGGACGCGGACTCTCGGTGAGCGGCGGTTCGTCGCAATCGCTGGTCAACGAGAGCAGCGGCGCGCGCACTCCGCTGTCGGGCGCGCTCGCGGCCGGCGTGATCCTGATCGTGGTGCTGTTCTTCTCGCCGGTGCTGCGCCTGCTGCCGCAGCCGGTTCTGGCCGCGATCGTGCTTGTCGCGGTGGCAGGATTGTTCCAGGTGTCGGCGCTGATCGCGCTGTGGCGCTCGAGTCGCGCGGAGTTCCTGGTGGCGGTCACGGCGTTCGCCGGAGTGCTCACGTCGGGATTGCTGCGCGGGGTGGCGATCGGTTCGGTGTTGTCGATCGTCCAGCTCCTGCGCCGCGTCTCGGGGCCGCACGTCGCGATCCTCGGCCGCATTCCCGGCACCGAACGCTTCTCGGATCTCGAGCGGCACCCGGACAATCAGGCGATCCCCGGCGTGCTGATCGTTCGCCCCGAGGTGAGCCTGGTGTACTTCAACGTGGACGGCGTGTGCGATCGGATTCGCGAGCGACTCCGCCAGGCCTCACCCGCGCCGCGACTCCTGGTGCTCGATCTCTCGGCTTCGCCGAGCATGGATCTGCAGAGCGTCCACACGCTGGCCGGAATGGCCAAGGAGCTGGAGGAGGACGGCGTGCCGGTGCGCGCGGTCGAGACGCACTCCTCGGTCCGCGATATCCTGCGGCACGAGGGGGCCGACGCCCTGCTCGGCGGTGTCAATCGGTTCAAGACCGTGGCCGAGGTGGTGAGCGAGTTCCAGCATCAGAAACAGTACCCCGCGACGGATTCGTGA
- a CDS encoding LemA family protein, whose protein sequence is MKRGGLIAIAVVALLLLMVGGCLVGNYNRLVTANEAVKQRWAQVDNQLQRRASLIGNLVETVKGTATQEQAVFGAIADARAKMAGAKTTEQSIAAGQAMDTAIGRLLVVVENYPQLKSNDAFVQLMDELSGTENRLAVERQRYNQEVQGYNVMVKRFPTSLYAMAFGFKEAPYYQIPETARETPKVDFSGLKKTP, encoded by the coding sequence ATGAAACGTGGCGGACTGATCGCGATCGCGGTCGTGGCGCTGCTGCTGCTGATGGTGGGTGGCTGCCTGGTAGGCAACTACAACCGGCTGGTAACCGCCAACGAAGCGGTGAAGCAGAGGTGGGCGCAGGTGGACAATCAGCTGCAGCGGCGGGCGAGCCTGATCGGCAACCTGGTCGAGACCGTGAAGGGCACGGCGACCCAGGAGCAGGCCGTGTTTGGCGCCATCGCCGACGCGCGCGCGAAAATGGCGGGCGCCAAGACCACCGAGCAGAGCATCGCGGCCGGGCAGGCCATGGACACCGCGATCGGGCGGCTGTTGGTGGTGGTCGAGAACTACCCGCAGCTGAAGAGCAACGACGCCTTCGTCCAGCTGATGGACGAGCTGTCGGGCACCGAGAATCGCCTCGCGGTGGAGCGGCAGCGCTACAACCAGGAAGTGCAGGGATACAACGTGATGGTGAAACGCTTCCCGACCAGCCTCTATGCGATGGCGTTCGGCTTTAAGGAGGCGCCGTACTATCAGATCCCCGAGACGGCGCGCGAGACGCCGAAGGTGGACTTCAGCGGATTGAAGAAGACTCCCTAG
- a CDS encoding TPM domain-containing protein yields the protein MSHGRARARLGVAALALTLLAWAHPSPARSQDASAPDTAAVPAAVGHVNDFAGVMDDSSRAKLESFLAQVQEKTGAELAVLTVRSTEPESPSDYKVRVFERWKIGKKGEDNGLLMLVAVQQTEVRFETGYGLEGTLPDGLESRIYREVMRPYLKAGDFNGGITQGMLACAAKIAQEKNVTLEWDGSELRYDSGGGGNRLPIEPLILLLVAIIFLAIIRSRMRGGRGGWWWLGPGGFGGMGMGGWGGGGFGGGGGGGFGGFGGGSSGGGGGGGGGSGGW from the coding sequence ATGAGCCACGGGCGCGCACGGGCGCGCCTGGGGGTCGCCGCTCTCGCGCTCACGCTGCTGGCGTGGGCGCACCCCTCGCCCGCCCGATCCCAGGACGCCTCCGCACCCGATACCGCCGCGGTTCCGGCCGCGGTCGGGCACGTCAACGACTTCGCGGGCGTCATGGACGACTCGAGCCGCGCCAAGCTCGAATCGTTTCTCGCTCAGGTGCAGGAGAAGACCGGCGCCGAGCTGGCGGTGCTCACCGTCAGGTCCACCGAGCCCGAGTCGCCCAGCGATTACAAGGTGCGGGTCTTCGAGCGCTGGAAGATCGGCAAGAAGGGCGAAGACAACGGCCTGCTGATGCTGGTCGCGGTGCAGCAGACCGAGGTGCGATTCGAGACCGGCTATGGGCTCGAAGGCACGCTTCCCGATGGACTCGAGTCGCGGATCTACCGCGAGGTGATGCGGCCTTACCTCAAGGCGGGCGATTTCAACGGCGGCATCACGCAGGGCATGCTGGCGTGCGCCGCGAAGATCGCGCAGGAGAAGAACGTCACGCTCGAGTGGGACGGCAGTGAGCTGCGCTACGACTCGGGCGGCGGCGGCAATCGCCTGCCGATCGAGCCGCTGATCCTGTTGCTGGTGGCGATCATCTTCCTCGCCATCATCCGGAGCCGCATGCGCGGCGGCCGTGGCGGCTGGTGGTGGCTGGGTCCGGGCGGATTCGGCGGCATGGGTATGGGCGGCTGGGGCGGTGGCGGATTCGGGGGCGGTGGTGGCGGAGGATTCGGGGGGTTTGGCGGTGGCTCGAGCGGCGGTGGCGGAGGAGGCGGCGGAGGCAGCGGCGGCTGGTAA